A section of the Bryobacteraceae bacterium genome encodes:
- a CDS encoding 4-hydroxy-tetrahydrodipicolinate synthase, with protein MKLQGIFPPITTPFNADGEIYEAKVAHNVGRWNRTALAGYVVCGSTGESVHLLFEEKLRMFELVAKHAAPDKLLICGTGMESVKETLELTRRASEMGYRAAMVRTPHYYKNLVNNGSAQALYYRAVADQSPIPVMIYNWPQATGVDIPADTVAELSHHPNIIAIKESSGNIEKVMQMIRECRPGFQVLVGSAPTLAPSLAVGACGAVLAYANAAPYSVIAIWEAHRQREFEAAMDWQRRIARAAVLVTVKYGIPGLKYAMDLNGYYGGPCRLPLAPLKPDAKKEIEEAFAGLNG; from the coding sequence ATGAAGCTCCAGGGCATCTTTCCTCCAATCACGACGCCATTCAACGCGGATGGCGAGATCTACGAAGCCAAGGTGGCGCATAACGTCGGCAGGTGGAACCGGACGGCGCTGGCCGGCTACGTCGTCTGCGGCTCCACCGGCGAAAGCGTTCACCTGCTGTTCGAGGAAAAGCTGCGGATGTTCGAGCTGGTGGCGAAGCACGCCGCCCCGGACAAGCTGCTAATCTGCGGCACCGGGATGGAGAGCGTGAAGGAGACGCTCGAACTGACGCGCCGTGCTTCCGAAATGGGCTACCGGGCAGCGATGGTCCGCACGCCGCACTACTACAAGAACCTGGTGAACAATGGGTCGGCGCAGGCGCTGTACTATCGCGCCGTCGCCGACCAGAGCCCGATCCCGGTGATGATCTACAACTGGCCGCAGGCCACCGGCGTGGACATCCCGGCCGACACGGTGGCCGAGCTCAGCCATCACCCGAACATCATCGCCATCAAGGAAAGCAGCGGAAACATCGAGAAAGTGATGCAGATGATCCGCGAGTGCCGCCCCGGCTTCCAGGTGCTGGTCGGCTCGGCGCCAACATTGGCGCCGTCGCTCGCCGTGGGCGCCTGCGGTGCAGTGCTTGCTTACGCCAACGCGGCGCCCTACTCGGTGATCGCGATCTGGGAGGCACACCGCCAACGCGAATTCGAGGCCGCCATGGACTGGCAGCGGCGCATCGCGCGGGCGGCCGTGCTGGTCACGGTGAAGTACGGCATCCCGGGACTGAAATATGCCATGGACCTCAACGGCTACTATGGCGGCCCCTGCCGGCTGCCGCTGGCCCCGCTGAAGCCGGATGCGAAGAAAGAAATCGAAGAGGCTTTCGCCGGATTGAACGGATAA
- the atpB gene encoding ATP synthase subunit a produces the protein MHEHELWFTALLNRYLAAPVNALYQLVGYHTEDPSRPWSNYIAMEVLVILLMMTAALVLRARLSVDRPGKFQLAVEGVYNFLASQAQDIIGHGYRKRLAWFATIFLFILTSNLLGIIPTFESPTMYYYVPAGAAIAMFLYYNGQGIQEQGLLGHLKHFAGPVLLIAWFMFPLEVISHLIRPVSLTIRLFANMLAGEQVTIGFLALFPWVVPVVFMALHIFVSFIQAFIFTMLGMVYVGEAVAHEGH, from the coding sequence ATGCACGAGCATGAGTTGTGGTTCACGGCGCTGCTGAACCGCTACCTGGCCGCGCCGGTCAACGCCCTCTATCAGCTTGTCGGCTATCACACGGAAGATCCCTCCCGGCCCTGGTCGAACTACATTGCCATGGAAGTGCTGGTGATCCTCCTGATGATGACGGCCGCGCTCGTGTTGCGGGCGCGGCTGAGCGTGGATCGGCCCGGCAAATTCCAGCTCGCCGTCGAGGGCGTCTACAATTTCCTCGCCTCGCAGGCGCAGGACATCATCGGGCATGGTTATCGAAAGCGGCTGGCCTGGTTCGCCACCATCTTCCTGTTCATCCTCACGTCGAACCTTCTGGGCATCATTCCCACGTTTGAATCGCCGACGATGTATTACTACGTGCCCGCGGGCGCAGCGATTGCGATGTTTCTTTACTACAACGGGCAGGGCATCCAGGAGCAGGGCCTGCTCGGGCACCTGAAGCATTTCGCCGGCCCGGTGCTGCTGATCGCGTGGTTCATGTTCCCGCTGGAAGTGATCAGCCATCTGATCCGGCCGGTGTCGCTCACCATCCGTCTTTTCGCCAACATGCTGGCGGGCGAGCAGGTGACCATCGGCTTCTTGGCGCTGTTCCCGTGGGTGGTGCCGGTGGTGTTCATGGCCCTCCACATCTTCGTGTCATTCATTCAGGCGTTCATCTTTACGATGCTCGGCATGGTGTACGTCGGCGAGGCCGTCGCCCATGAAGGGCATTGA
- a CDS encoding integrase, translated as MSRTRSASTGRSYGRLSGSEGLGPAAVDVLPAALSAGLAGLPTRRGPTTSYSDEQLVGETRRAIRESPFHGEGHRKVWARAAPDARTRAARRRNASRSPSSRSGTTVPSSPDGPSETWGVDATAGFTLRDGQVPIFARIDHCSAFCLGIHVAKRGTRFEALEPVRQTVREQFGGFSERIAPGVGLRRDHGSQFMSDDFRREIRFLGLVSSPAFVREPEGNGSIERFFRTLEEEPGWVRHFETLEELAEALEQVRQRYNEQWLVERLHFQSPRQAHQALLAL; from the coding sequence ATGAGCCGCACCCGGTCGGCCTCCACAGGACGCAGCTACGGGCGCCTCTCGGGTTCTGAAGGCCTGGGACCTGCCGCGGTCGACGTTCTACCAGCGGCGCTGTCGGCAGGCCTCGCCGGCCTGCCCACCAGGCGCGGCCCGACGACGAGCTACAGCGATGAGCAACTCGTCGGCGAGACCCGGCGCGCGATCCGGGAATCGCCCTTCCACGGCGAAGGCCACCGCAAGGTGTGGGCCAGGGCTGCGCCTGATGCGAGAACACGAGCTGCTCGCCGCCGCAACGCCAGCCGCAGCCCGTCGAGCCGAAGCGGCACGACGGTACCCTCCTCGCCCGACGGCCCAAGCGAGACGTGGGGCGTCGACGCCACGGCCGGCTTCACTCTCCGGGACGGGCAGGTGCCCATCTTTGCGAGGATCGACCATTGCTCGGCCTTCTGCCTGGGCATCCACGTGGCCAAACGCGGCACGCGGTTCGAGGCCTTGGAGCCGGTGCGCCAGACCGTGCGCGAACAGTTCGGCGGCTTTTCCGAGCGCATTGCCCCGGGCGTTGGACTGCGCCGTGACCATGGCTCACAATTCATGAGCGACGACTTTCGGCGCGAGATCCGCTTTCTCGGCCTCGTGTCTTCACCGGCCTTCGTCCGCGAGCCCGAAGGCAACGGCTCGATCGAACGCTTCTTCCGCACCCTCGAGGAGGAGCCTGGCTGGGTGCGGCACTTCGAGACCTTGGAGGAACTGGCCGAAGCCCTCGAACAAGTCCGCCAGCGCTACAACGAGCAGTGGCTGGTCGAACGCCTCCACTTCCAATCCCCGCGGCAGGCTCACCAAGCCCTGCTTGCCCTATAG
- a CDS encoding IS481 family transposase, producing the protein MSTREKLIKARLGLLALAQELDNVRLACKRAGISRSHFYEIKEAYEKYGAEGLAPQPRRRPRMPNQTPPELEQRILEMTEQFPTYSYVRISGQLRLIGVGVSPSTVRAVWQRHGLTLRIHRLFWLEQKTADRGGGLTDRQIRLIQLHRRRTVDPEQHVEAPYPGYLLCQDTYFVGTIKGVGKIYMQSVVDANCSLAFAKLALSKAPMTAVDTLYDRVLPFYEESGMAVEHILTDNGREYCGRELQHFFELFLALNQIQHRRTEVRSPETNGFCERFHRTVKEEFFSVAFRKTLYESLDQLQADLDRYLDFYNRQRAHQGYRTKGRTPYQAFSDGLALLPQREAA; encoded by the coding sequence ATGAGCACCAGAGAGAAGCTTATCAAGGCCCGCTTGGGGCTATTGGCCCTGGCCCAGGAACTCGACAACGTCCGCCTGGCCTGCAAGCGTGCCGGCATCAGCAGGAGCCACTTCTACGAAATCAAGGAAGCTTACGAAAAGTACGGTGCCGAGGGCTTGGCGCCGCAGCCGCGGCGTCGCCCTCGGATGCCCAACCAGACGCCTCCGGAACTCGAACAGCGCATCCTTGAGATGACCGAGCAATTCCCCACCTACAGCTATGTCCGCATCAGCGGCCAACTCCGCCTCATCGGCGTCGGCGTTTCGCCTTCCACGGTGCGCGCCGTCTGGCAGCGCCACGGACTCACTCTGCGCATCCACCGCCTGTTCTGGCTGGAGCAAAAGACCGCCGATCGCGGCGGCGGGCTGACCGACCGCCAGATCCGGCTCATCCAACTCCACCGCCGGCGAACGGTCGATCCCGAACAGCACGTCGAAGCGCCGTATCCAGGCTATTTGCTGTGCCAGGACACCTACTTCGTCGGCACCATCAAGGGCGTCGGCAAGATCTACATGCAGAGCGTGGTCGACGCCAATTGCTCGCTGGCGTTCGCCAAGCTGGCGCTGTCGAAGGCGCCGATGACGGCCGTGGACACGCTCTACGACCGTGTGCTGCCCTTCTATGAAGAGAGCGGCATGGCGGTTGAGCACATCCTCACCGATAATGGCAGGGAATACTGTGGGCGCGAGTTGCAGCATTTCTTTGAGCTGTTCCTGGCGCTGAACCAGATCCAGCATCGCCGCACCGAAGTGCGCTCGCCGGAGACCAACGGCTTCTGCGAACGCTTCCACCGCACGGTGAAGGAGGAGTTCTTCTCGGTGGCCTTCCGCAAGACCCTCTATGAAAGCCTGGACCAGCTCCAGGCCGACCTGGACCGATACCTGGATTTCTACAACCGCCAGCGAGCCCATCAGGGTTACCGCACGAAGGGAAGGACCCCCTACCAGGCCTTCTCAGATGGTTTGGCTTTGCTGCCTCAGCGGGAGGCAGCATGA
- a CDS encoding hypothetical protein (possible pseudo, frameshifted), whose amino-acid sequence MEFLDALKRQVRGPLLGIWDRLPAHRSALVRRWVEASGNRIEVEFPPAYAPELNPVEYLWACWKQHELANVCPREFWQLKRSRGWS is encoded by the coding sequence GTGGAATTTCTGGATGCGCTGAAGCGGCAGGTGCGCGGACCGCTGCTGGGGATCTGGGACCGGCTGCCGGCACACCGCAGCGCGCTGGTGCGGCGCTGGGTGGAGGCCAGCGGGAACCGGATCGAGGTCGAGTTCCCGCCGGCCTATGCCCCAGAGTTGAATCCCGTCGAGTATCTCTGGGCCTGCTGGAAGCAGCATGAGCTGGCCAACGTCTGTCCTCGGGAATTCTGGCAACTGAAGCGGTCGCGCGGATGGAGCTGA
- a CDS encoding hypothetical protein (possible pseudo, internal stop codon, frameshifted) — protein sequence MSEEVWHATVFTKNRDRLLEGDVARQFFGEIVRQAKQRGLMSSEHFSVDGTMVEAWAR from the coding sequence ATGAGCGAGGAGGTCTGGCACGCGACGGTGTTTACGAAGAACCGGGATCGGCTGCTGGAGGGCGATGTGGCGCGGCAGTTTTTTGGCGAGATTGTGCGGCAGGCGAAGCAGCGGGGTTTGATGTCGAGCGAGCATTTTTCAGTGGATGGGACGATGGTGGAGGCGTGGGCGAGGTGA
- a CDS encoding hypothetical protein (possible pseudo, internal stop codon, frameshifted) — translation MGRWWRRGRGEKSFRPKQGKSDEDEPKGGSRNREVDFRGQQRSNETHESVTDPEARLWRKSQTAEARLSYLGHVLGENRHGLIVNVRVMRAYGRAEREAAVEMAREIPGGRKRVTLAADRGYDTREFVEQLKELNVTPHVAQNVTGRRSAVDGRTTRHEGYWVSQRRRKRVEEFFGWAKGVAGLRKVKLRGREKVGWLFTLAAAAYNLVRMRNLMATTA, via the coding sequence ATGGGACGATGGTGGAGGCGTGGGCGAGGTGAGAAGAGCTTTCGGCCGAAACAGGGGAAGTCGGATGAGGACGAGCCGAAAGGGGGCAGCCGCAATCGGGAAGTGGACTTTCGGGGGCAGCAGCGGTCGAATGAGACACACGAGTCGGTGACGGATCCGGAGGCGCGGCTGTGGAGGAAGAGTCAGACGGCGGAGGCGAGGCTGAGCTATTTGGGGCATGTGCTGGGAGAGAACCGGCACGGGCTGATTGTGAACGTACGGGTGATGAGGGCTTACGGGCGAGCGGAGCGGGAGGCGGCGGTGGAGATGGCGCGGGAGATTCCGGGAGGGCGGAAGCGGGTGACGCTGGCAGCCGACCGAGGGTACGACACGCGGGAGTTTGTCGAGCAGTTGAAGGAGCTGAACGTGACGCCGCATGTGGCGCAGAATGTGACCGGGCGGCGCAGCGCGGTGGATGGGCGGACGACGCGGCATGAAGGCTACTGGGTGAGTCAGAGGAGGCGGAAGCGGGTGGAGGAGTTCTTCGGGTGGGCGAAGGGGGTGGCGGGGCTGAGGAAGGTGAAATTGCGAGGGCGGGAGAAGGTGGGATGGCTGTTCACGCTGGCAGCGGCGGCCTACAATCTGGTGAGGATGAGGAACCTGATGGCAACGACTGCCTGA